The following are from one region of the Quercus robur chromosome 1, dhQueRobu3.1, whole genome shotgun sequence genome:
- the LOC126725573 gene encoding cyclic nucleotide-gated ion channel 1-like isoform X2: MDSMKLKLVRFKDWSSERSSSSNQEYPIDDGLYPKKTRLIGRILGSFQRGYERVSERITSSKNPSSTHRVGDWPRKESGLRKTVLDPQNKFLQTWNKIFVLSCVISLALDPLFFYIPVMTGEEKCFRFVRSSSQVFGRGELIDDPVAIAKRYISTHFIIDLLAILPLPQMAIFVIIPTMKTKAPLLMKEMLKAVILSQYVPRIMRIYPLYKEVTRTSGILTESPWAGAVYNLFLYMLASHVVGSFWYLFAIDREEACWQKQCKKYPGCRDIDFYCGDHRSRNTSTLYGACPFNDTDEKNKATVFDFGIFRDVLKSGVVESRNFPEKFFYCFWWGLRNLSSLGQNLQTSTFVGEILFAVSISIFGLILFSLLIGNMQKYLQSTTVRIEEMRVKRTDAERWMSHRMLPENLRERIRRYEQYKWQETRGVEEENLLHNLPKDLRRDIKHHLCLDLLKRVPMFEKMDEQLLDALCDRLKPVLYTEKSCIVREMDPVDEMLFIMRGNLATMTTNGGRTGFFNTFDLKAGDFCGEELLTWALDPHSSSNLPISTRTVIAQTEVQAFALKAADLKFVASQFRRLHSKQLRHAFRFYSLQWRTWAACFIQVAWRRHYKRKLDKSLREAEDRLQDALANEPGMSPSLGATIYASRFASNALRSLRQNRASNPRVAQRLLPLLPQKPAEPNFADEDH, from the exons ATGGATTCCATGAAACTAAAgcttgtaag GTTTAAAGATTGGAGTTCAGAGAGATCTTCGAGTTCCAATCAGGAATATCCCATTGATGATggactttatccaaaaaaaactaGACTAATTGGCAGAATTTTGGGGAGTTTCCAGAGAGGATATGAAAGGGTTTCTGAGAGGATTACAAGTTCGAAAAACCCCTCAAGCACCCATCGCGTAGGTGATTGGCCAAGAAAAGAGTCAGGTCTCAGGAAGACAGTTCTTGATCCACAGAATAAATTTCTTCAAACGtggaataaaatatttgtgcTCTCTTGTGTGATATCACTGGCCCTGGATCCATTGTTCTTTTATATACCAGTGATGACTGGGGAGGAGAAATGCTTCA GGTTTGTTAGATCTTCGTCTCAAGTATTTGGAAGGGGTGAATTGATTGATGATCCTGTGGCTATAGCAAAAAGATACATATCCACACACTTCATCATTGACCTTCTAGCAATTCTTCCATTGCCGCAG ATGGCGATTTTTGTTATCATTCCCACAATGAAAACCAAAGCTCCGTTACTCATGAAGGAAATGTTGAAGGCTGTAATCTTGTCCCAATATGTGCCAAGAATTATGCGGATCTATCCACTATACAAAGAAGTAACAAGAACCTCTGGTATACTGACTGAGTCACCCTGGGCTGGAGCTGTTTATAATCTTTTTCTCTATATGCTAGCTAGTCAT GTAGTTGGATCCTTTTGGTACTTATTTGCCATTGATCGAGAGGAGGCCTGCTGGCAAAAACAATGTAAGAAATATCCTGGTTGTAGAGATATAGATTTTTACTGTGGAGACCACCGAAGCAGAAACACATCAACTCTATATGGTGCTTGCCCTTTTAATGACACTGatgaaaaaaacaaagcaacGGTCTTCGATTTTGGAATATTTCGTGATGTTCTGAAGTCTGGAGTGGTGGAATCAAGAAATTTTCCAGAGAAATTCTTTTACTGCTTTTGGTGGGGTCTGCGTAATCTTAG tTCTCTTGGCCAAAACCTGCAAACAAGCACTTTTGTTGGGGAGATACTCTTTGCTGTCTCCATATCCATCTTCGGGTTGATTTTATTCTCGTTACTTATTGGCAATATGCAG AAATATTTGCAATCCACAACAGTGAGAATAGAAGAAATGAGAGTGAAAAGGACTGATGCAGAACGGTGGATGTCACACCGTATGCTTCCTGAGAATTTAAGGGAGCGAATTAGACGATATGAGCAATACAAATGGCAAGAAACCAGAGGTGTTGAGGAAGAGAATCTACTTCATAACCTTCCTAAAGACCTCAGGAGGGACATAAAGCACCATCTTTGCTTGGATCTTCTCAAGAGA gtGCCAATGTTTGAAAAAATGGATGAACAACTGTTGGACGCGCTGTGTGATCGTCTCAAGCCAGTACTTTACACAGAGAAGAGCTGCATTGTCCGTGAGATGGATCCAGTGGATGAGATGCTCTTTATCATGCGAGGAAACCTAGCCACTATGACTACCAATGGTGGGAGAACTGGGTTCTTTAACACTTTTGATCTTAAAGCTGGTGACTTCTGTGGAGAAGAGCTTCTTACATGGGCCTTGGATCCCCACTCCTCTTCCAATCTCCCCATCTCAACTAGAACAGTGATAGCTCAAACTGAGGTTCAAGCCTTTGCTCTAAAGGCCGCTGACTTGAAGTTTGTGGCCTCCCAATTTCGGCGCCTTCATAGCAAGCAGCTCCGGCACGCTTTCAG GTTCTACTCCCTACAATGGAGGACATGGGCAGCCTGTTTTATCCAAGTAGCTTGGCGCCGACACTATAAGAGAAAGCTTGATAAGTCTTTGCGGGAAGCAGAAGACAGACTGCAAGATGCTTTAGCAAATGAACCTGGGATGTCGCCAAGTCTCGGTGCCACTATTTATGCATCAAGGTTTGCTTCCAATGCACTTCGATCCTTGCGACAAAATCGTGCAAGCAACCCCAGAGTAGCACAAAGATTGTTACCGCTGTTGCCACAAAAGCCTGCTGAGCCCAATTTTGCTGATGAAGATCATTAA
- the LOC126725573 gene encoding cyclic nucleotide-gated ion channel 1-like isoform X1 encodes MDSMKLKLVRFKDWSSERSSSSNQEYPIDDGLYPKKTRLIGRILGSFQRGYERVSERITSSKNPSSTHRVGDWPRKESGLRKTVLDPQNKFLQTWNKIFVLSCVISLALDPLFFYIPVMTGEEKCFSTDRKLAIIASFLRSLGDAFYVLHIIFQFRTGFVRSSSQVFGRGELIDDPVAIAKRYISTHFIIDLLAILPLPQMAIFVIIPTMKTKAPLLMKEMLKAVILSQYVPRIMRIYPLYKEVTRTSGILTESPWAGAVYNLFLYMLASHVVGSFWYLFAIDREEACWQKQCKKYPGCRDIDFYCGDHRSRNTSTLYGACPFNDTDEKNKATVFDFGIFRDVLKSGVVESRNFPEKFFYCFWWGLRNLSSLGQNLQTSTFVGEILFAVSISIFGLILFSLLIGNMQKYLQSTTVRIEEMRVKRTDAERWMSHRMLPENLRERIRRYEQYKWQETRGVEEENLLHNLPKDLRRDIKHHLCLDLLKRVPMFEKMDEQLLDALCDRLKPVLYTEKSCIVREMDPVDEMLFIMRGNLATMTTNGGRTGFFNTFDLKAGDFCGEELLTWALDPHSSSNLPISTRTVIAQTEVQAFALKAADLKFVASQFRRLHSKQLRHAFRFYSLQWRTWAACFIQVAWRRHYKRKLDKSLREAEDRLQDALANEPGMSPSLGATIYASRFASNALRSLRQNRASNPRVAQRLLPLLPQKPAEPNFADEDH; translated from the exons ATGGATTCCATGAAACTAAAgcttgtaag GTTTAAAGATTGGAGTTCAGAGAGATCTTCGAGTTCCAATCAGGAATATCCCATTGATGATggactttatccaaaaaaaactaGACTAATTGGCAGAATTTTGGGGAGTTTCCAGAGAGGATATGAAAGGGTTTCTGAGAGGATTACAAGTTCGAAAAACCCCTCAAGCACCCATCGCGTAGGTGATTGGCCAAGAAAAGAGTCAGGTCTCAGGAAGACAGTTCTTGATCCACAGAATAAATTTCTTCAAACGtggaataaaatatttgtgcTCTCTTGTGTGATATCACTGGCCCTGGATCCATTGTTCTTTTATATACCAGTGATGACTGGGGAGGAGAAATGCTTCAGTACGGACCGTAAATTGGCAATTATTGCCTCTTTTCTTCGTTCCCTTGGAGATGCTTTTTATGTACTTCATATAATCTTTCAATTCCGTACAGGGTTTGTTAGATCTTCGTCTCAAGTATTTGGAAGGGGTGAATTGATTGATGATCCTGTGGCTATAGCAAAAAGATACATATCCACACACTTCATCATTGACCTTCTAGCAATTCTTCCATTGCCGCAG ATGGCGATTTTTGTTATCATTCCCACAATGAAAACCAAAGCTCCGTTACTCATGAAGGAAATGTTGAAGGCTGTAATCTTGTCCCAATATGTGCCAAGAATTATGCGGATCTATCCACTATACAAAGAAGTAACAAGAACCTCTGGTATACTGACTGAGTCACCCTGGGCTGGAGCTGTTTATAATCTTTTTCTCTATATGCTAGCTAGTCAT GTAGTTGGATCCTTTTGGTACTTATTTGCCATTGATCGAGAGGAGGCCTGCTGGCAAAAACAATGTAAGAAATATCCTGGTTGTAGAGATATAGATTTTTACTGTGGAGACCACCGAAGCAGAAACACATCAACTCTATATGGTGCTTGCCCTTTTAATGACACTGatgaaaaaaacaaagcaacGGTCTTCGATTTTGGAATATTTCGTGATGTTCTGAAGTCTGGAGTGGTGGAATCAAGAAATTTTCCAGAGAAATTCTTTTACTGCTTTTGGTGGGGTCTGCGTAATCTTAG tTCTCTTGGCCAAAACCTGCAAACAAGCACTTTTGTTGGGGAGATACTCTTTGCTGTCTCCATATCCATCTTCGGGTTGATTTTATTCTCGTTACTTATTGGCAATATGCAG AAATATTTGCAATCCACAACAGTGAGAATAGAAGAAATGAGAGTGAAAAGGACTGATGCAGAACGGTGGATGTCACACCGTATGCTTCCTGAGAATTTAAGGGAGCGAATTAGACGATATGAGCAATACAAATGGCAAGAAACCAGAGGTGTTGAGGAAGAGAATCTACTTCATAACCTTCCTAAAGACCTCAGGAGGGACATAAAGCACCATCTTTGCTTGGATCTTCTCAAGAGA gtGCCAATGTTTGAAAAAATGGATGAACAACTGTTGGACGCGCTGTGTGATCGTCTCAAGCCAGTACTTTACACAGAGAAGAGCTGCATTGTCCGTGAGATGGATCCAGTGGATGAGATGCTCTTTATCATGCGAGGAAACCTAGCCACTATGACTACCAATGGTGGGAGAACTGGGTTCTTTAACACTTTTGATCTTAAAGCTGGTGACTTCTGTGGAGAAGAGCTTCTTACATGGGCCTTGGATCCCCACTCCTCTTCCAATCTCCCCATCTCAACTAGAACAGTGATAGCTCAAACTGAGGTTCAAGCCTTTGCTCTAAAGGCCGCTGACTTGAAGTTTGTGGCCTCCCAATTTCGGCGCCTTCATAGCAAGCAGCTCCGGCACGCTTTCAG GTTCTACTCCCTACAATGGAGGACATGGGCAGCCTGTTTTATCCAAGTAGCTTGGCGCCGACACTATAAGAGAAAGCTTGATAAGTCTTTGCGGGAAGCAGAAGACAGACTGCAAGATGCTTTAGCAAATGAACCTGGGATGTCGCCAAGTCTCGGTGCCACTATTTATGCATCAAGGTTTGCTTCCAATGCACTTCGATCCTTGCGACAAAATCGTGCAAGCAACCCCAGAGTAGCACAAAGATTGTTACCGCTGTTGCCACAAAAGCCTGCTGAGCCCAATTTTGCTGATGAAGATCATTAA
- the LOC126725573 gene encoding cyclic nucleotide-gated ion channel 1-like isoform X3 translates to MAIFVIIPTMKTKAPLLMKEMLKAVILSQYVPRIMRIYPLYKEVTRTSGILTESPWAGAVYNLFLYMLASHVVGSFWYLFAIDREEACWQKQCKKYPGCRDIDFYCGDHRSRNTSTLYGACPFNDTDEKNKATVFDFGIFRDVLKSGVVESRNFPEKFFYCFWWGLRNLSSLGQNLQTSTFVGEILFAVSISIFGLILFSLLIGNMQKYLQSTTVRIEEMRVKRTDAERWMSHRMLPENLRERIRRYEQYKWQETRGVEEENLLHNLPKDLRRDIKHHLCLDLLKRVPMFEKMDEQLLDALCDRLKPVLYTEKSCIVREMDPVDEMLFIMRGNLATMTTNGGRTGFFNTFDLKAGDFCGEELLTWALDPHSSSNLPISTRTVIAQTEVQAFALKAADLKFVASQFRRLHSKQLRHAFRFYSLQWRTWAACFIQVAWRRHYKRKLDKSLREAEDRLQDALANEPGMSPSLGATIYASRFASNALRSLRQNRASNPRVAQRLLPLLPQKPAEPNFADEDH, encoded by the exons ATGGCGATTTTTGTTATCATTCCCACAATGAAAACCAAAGCTCCGTTACTCATGAAGGAAATGTTGAAGGCTGTAATCTTGTCCCAATATGTGCCAAGAATTATGCGGATCTATCCACTATACAAAGAAGTAACAAGAACCTCTGGTATACTGACTGAGTCACCCTGGGCTGGAGCTGTTTATAATCTTTTTCTCTATATGCTAGCTAGTCAT GTAGTTGGATCCTTTTGGTACTTATTTGCCATTGATCGAGAGGAGGCCTGCTGGCAAAAACAATGTAAGAAATATCCTGGTTGTAGAGATATAGATTTTTACTGTGGAGACCACCGAAGCAGAAACACATCAACTCTATATGGTGCTTGCCCTTTTAATGACACTGatgaaaaaaacaaagcaacGGTCTTCGATTTTGGAATATTTCGTGATGTTCTGAAGTCTGGAGTGGTGGAATCAAGAAATTTTCCAGAGAAATTCTTTTACTGCTTTTGGTGGGGTCTGCGTAATCTTAG tTCTCTTGGCCAAAACCTGCAAACAAGCACTTTTGTTGGGGAGATACTCTTTGCTGTCTCCATATCCATCTTCGGGTTGATTTTATTCTCGTTACTTATTGGCAATATGCAG AAATATTTGCAATCCACAACAGTGAGAATAGAAGAAATGAGAGTGAAAAGGACTGATGCAGAACGGTGGATGTCACACCGTATGCTTCCTGAGAATTTAAGGGAGCGAATTAGACGATATGAGCAATACAAATGGCAAGAAACCAGAGGTGTTGAGGAAGAGAATCTACTTCATAACCTTCCTAAAGACCTCAGGAGGGACATAAAGCACCATCTTTGCTTGGATCTTCTCAAGAGA gtGCCAATGTTTGAAAAAATGGATGAACAACTGTTGGACGCGCTGTGTGATCGTCTCAAGCCAGTACTTTACACAGAGAAGAGCTGCATTGTCCGTGAGATGGATCCAGTGGATGAGATGCTCTTTATCATGCGAGGAAACCTAGCCACTATGACTACCAATGGTGGGAGAACTGGGTTCTTTAACACTTTTGATCTTAAAGCTGGTGACTTCTGTGGAGAAGAGCTTCTTACATGGGCCTTGGATCCCCACTCCTCTTCCAATCTCCCCATCTCAACTAGAACAGTGATAGCTCAAACTGAGGTTCAAGCCTTTGCTCTAAAGGCCGCTGACTTGAAGTTTGTGGCCTCCCAATTTCGGCGCCTTCATAGCAAGCAGCTCCGGCACGCTTTCAG GTTCTACTCCCTACAATGGAGGACATGGGCAGCCTGTTTTATCCAAGTAGCTTGGCGCCGACACTATAAGAGAAAGCTTGATAAGTCTTTGCGGGAAGCAGAAGACAGACTGCAAGATGCTTTAGCAAATGAACCTGGGATGTCGCCAAGTCTCGGTGCCACTATTTATGCATCAAGGTTTGCTTCCAATGCACTTCGATCCTTGCGACAAAATCGTGCAAGCAACCCCAGAGTAGCACAAAGATTGTTACCGCTGTTGCCACAAAAGCCTGCTGAGCCCAATTTTGCTGATGAAGATCATTAA